The segment TTTCCCGGGTCAGGCAATTCGCCATCCGGTTTTATTCGTTGGAGTAGTTCAAAGTTGTACGACTCGTAGACCGTTCTGAATTCCCCGGGATGAGGGTAAACCACGGGTTGAATCATCCAGTTGGCTTCCGAGTAAAAGGTGGGATGATCTTTGAAGGAGTACAACCGGTAGTCGAGTTCAACTTGTAGCATCGAATGCAGACTCGCCGGAATACGATTAACGCCGATTTGGTCACGCTGCTCGAGAACCTCAGCGGGCAGGTGCTTGGATATCGCATCCACTTCCTGCCAATACCGATCCTCATAAGCCACTCTGGGACGTTCTACGAAAAGCCAGTAACTGGAAGAAACGGCCAGATGCAGAATGAAGAGCAACGACAGAGCCAACGGCCCGAACCGCAGCAGACGCTGGCAACCGGTCCAGTAGCAGGCGAACGCCAGCGGAAGTAGCGCGACGGCGAAACGCGTTCCCTGTTGATACGGCCACGCCAGATAGAGCAACAGATAAAATGGAAAGAGGGCGACGAACAAATCGTCCCGTGTGCGGAAGAGCCGCCACCAACCGTAGAGGACGACAATGATCGTCGGGATAAAGATCAGCATATTCCAGTCGAACCACGTCGGTTGATTGGAGTACGATTTAAACATTCCCGGCAGCAGCACTCGACCGAAGTCTTCCGTGCGGCGAATCAGACTTTCATTCAGCCGACTTACAAAAGTGCTCCCCGCTTCCTGCCACGCTGCGATATAGGTCCCATGCCCATGGACGGCCGCCATCTGTTGATCCCAGCTGAGATAACAATAAACGGCAACGCAAGGAACTAACGATACCAACGCCGGAACGATGACGACTCGCCACCAGTGCGTGCGCGATTGCCAACTCTGTTTCAGTAGAACTAACCCCAATCCAGCCGACAGTACAACGGCCGAATAACGAGTCAGGCAGAGCAGCGTAAGCAGGCTGGTCGATAGTAGGCCCCTTAAACAGAGGGCACGACACGATGATTTCTGTTTGGTATTTAGAGCATTCAACAGTTGCTGCATCGCCCAGAGGGTCGACAACAAAAGGGCGAGAAAGACGATCTCTTTGAGAGTGCGCGCGTAGTAGTACCAAAGGCTGGCATTAACCATAGTGATACCGGTGAGCGTAACGGCATGGTCGGGAATTAGGCGGCGAAACCACCACCATGTTCCGGCCAGCAGCACCAAACCCCACCCGGCTTGAATGCAGGAGACGGCCAGCCAGGGTCGTTCACCCGTCCACCAGGCGGGAGAAATGAGCAGAGGATAAACAGGCGGGACTTTAGTTCGCGGGGAACCGTAATTATTGAACTCGCCTTCGGTGCCAATGCTGCGTGCTACCGAAACGTACTCCGCCCCATCGCGAGTCGCGTACCAGTAGGGCGAAATCTGAATCGCCACTAGCAGCAAGCCCAGCATAAACAGCATCTGACCGGGCTTCGCTTCTCGCGCACGTTGCCACTGATCGAGCCAACGGCCCACTTGTTTGATGAGATTCAACACACCTGTCCCTTGGAGCAGTTCCTGAAACATGGCTGTGGTTAATGTTTATAAAACATCAACAGGTTTACTTAGAAGTCAAAACCTATCTGCACCCAGCAGAGGATTCCAAGGCCATTGATGACGTTACCGCGTGAAGGAGTGATGATAGCTCGTTCACGCGGTAAGACAAGTGGGACGTCATTTCGATTTTGCGGTCTGAAGTTTGGCTTTTGCCATCTCGTGAAACTCTTTCCACGTGATCAGCTTCACGTCCATAGCTTCGATCTTCTCAATAAACTCGGGGTCTGTGAAGATAGAGTGGTCGGCGTCTCGCCGTTCAGCACTGGACGTGACGGCCCGCAGTTCATCGTCGGCGTAACCGCAATGCACGATGACCTGGGTAACGCCCGGTTTCAGTGCTTCAAATGCATCCAAGTAAAGTTGTTCCCGTTTATCGTAATCGTTCTCGGAGTAAATTTGAACCAGGTTGTCGAGAACGGGAAGACCATTCGAATCGAGTCGATCAACCAGCTCAGCAACTTTCTTGGCATTAAGCCCGGGAAAGGCTTGGTTCGAAAAGCGGACAAAGAGTACTGGAAGGTTATACTCAACACCCAGATTCACATATGTTTCCAGAAAATCCTGGCGAGCGGCGACTGTTCCCATATGGGTATCGAGGTGAGACACCGGAATTTTAAATGCCAGTGCCCGTTCGATTTGTGCACGCAGTTCTTTCTCAACCTCGTTATTCAGTCCATGCTTTGCAACGTCTCCCAGATTTCCCCACATGTACCCTTCCGGATCATGCAGGCTGGGGACTTCACTCGGCGGTGCTACGGAAGTCCAGCGATAAGTCCCCCATTCGGAGTTCAGCGTCAGGTGGAGCCCGTAGTCCCCCTCCGGATTATTCACGCAGTATTCGGCATACTCTTTCAACCATGGGCAGGGAACCATGATGCTAGACGAATTCACAATTCCGTTTTCAATGGAATCGATCGTCGCCATGTTTACTGAGTGGCACATTCCTGCGTCATCGGCGTGGATGATCACGTAACGTGTTTGATCATCCTCTGCTCTTGCTGTAACTGCGAAGCAAAGAGTAAACGTAAAAAGAGTGAGAAAGCGAAGCATCTTAACTCCAGAAACAATCAGAAAGTTGATGTATAGACCGGATGCCATCGGCGATGACATCCTTCCACAAAAGACCCTCGATTATAAACTGGTGTTCAGACGAGAAGAAACGGCGGAAATCCGATTTCCTACCAATCGGCGATAAAACAGCATGGAGTTCTCTAGTCGAAAAACACCGCTCCAACACCCTTTATCAGGCGGAGTAGATGTTTCCAATAGGCAGGTGGCGACCTTTTCAACCAGGACGGTCTGACTCAGATCGCGTCAACGGCACCGTTTGGGAACTGGCGAATTCCGGGGCCGGCTTGGTGCGGGGCGGTCGAGAGAATATGCAACTGCAACGGATTACCCTGGTGCTGTCCTCGGATCGTAATATGCGACTCAACCTCAAGGGCGGTCTGCAGATTCTCGTCGGGACAGGCAATGTAATCGAGCTTCTCAACGTCGCTGATCAGATCCAGGAGCGGCAGGATATTAAACTGATAATTCGTGGGACGGGAGAGTCCATCATGGAGTCCACCCACGAATTCAGTCTGCCCCAGAAAGAGCGAGACCTTCCATTCCCCTTCGTCAAACTGACAATCGAAACCAACACGGCCTACATCGGACATCGGTTCGAATAAATCGGTCAGACTATCGATCAGCTCGATCAACCAGGCGGGGCGACTGTCGCGTTGTTGACGCTTCGCTTTATACAACTCAGCCTGCTTTACGAGATGGATCATGGGCATGTGGGAATGAGACAAGAGTATCTTCCTCCGGTGTATCTTCAGAGATTGAGGGACAGAGGATAATAAGACTCTGCCAAAAAAGTTTCTGCTCATCCCTGAAGAGCAACCTCTTCACGCGATTGATCGCGATGAGTAAGAGGTAAGTAATCCGTCACAAGAGGAACATCGGAATGGGGATCGTTATTCAAGAAGGTTAACCAGTCGAGGGTCGGCAATTTTTACAATCTATCGGCCTGTTAGTGCAAACATGCCGGTAATCGGACCGGGCAAGGCGGGGACGTGATGATTGCATCGATTTTGCCATACAGGAGGCATAGCGAATTTACGAGGCCAAACCCAGCTCGTGTCTGCCCTGCTTCCGTGGTTTCTAAGTTGTGGTTTCTATGTTAGAGTGATTTTCGTCTCACTTTGGCACTCATCCCATTCGGGTATGAGTCGTTTCTGCTTTCTCTACTTTTCCGCGCTCCGGGTACGACTTTATGGAATGGCCGTTTTCAACTCTCGATGTCGTTATCTTTCTCGTGACGTTAGTCGGTGTCATGGTCGTCGGCCTGATTGCCGGGCGGAAAGAAGATACTTCTGAAGATTACTTTCTGGCCGGACGCCAAATTCGCTGGTGGGGAGTCGCGGGTTCGATCTTCGGTTCGAACGTGAGCGCCAACCACATGGTCGGCATGATGGGCATCGGCTTTACGGTCGGTTTCGCCCAGGCCCACTTCGAATTGGGGGCGATTCTCGGGTTGATGGTGCTCTGTTACTTCTTCCTGCCCGTTTATCGCAAACTCAATATCTATACGCTGTCGGAATATCTCGAAAAACGATACGACCACCGCAGCCGGTTGGCTTATGCCATCATCATGCTCATTCTGATGGTCCTCGTGGAGATGGTCCCCGCACTTTATATCGGTTCGCGTTCTGCCTGCGTGCTGTTGGGAGAGACTGGCACCACAGTCACTGTGCGCGACGTTGATTCGGAAGTGACTAACTTCGATCCCGTAACCGGCGAACCTGTTGTTGGAATCGCGACGGAATCAAAAACATTTGTGGAAGTCGTCCCCAGTTATTACGTTGCGTTTGTAATCGCTTTCGCCCTCATTACAGCCAGCTATACGATTTTCGGTGGATTAAAGGCCGTGGTTTATACCGATGCACTGCAATCGTTACTGATCCTCATTTCCGGGTTAACCCTGGCGGCGCTCACCTTCTCGCAATTGGGTGGTTGGGATGAAATGATGACGCTGGATACAGTGGGTGACCTTGCGAAGGGAATTGCGCCCGCGGAGAAAATGCATCTTTACCTACCCAGCAATCATGAAGCGTTGCCGTGGACGGGGGTCTTCACTGGGCTGATTTGCATGCACTGTTATTACTGGGGAACCAATCAGTTCATCGTCCAGCGTGCGTTGGGTGCCCGAAACGACATCGAAGCGCGAACCGGGATTGTGGCGGCTGGTTTTCTGAAACTGCTCATTCCGTTTTTCGCCATTGGTACGGGTATCGCCGCGTATTATCTCTTTCAGATCAAGCAACCGGATGAACATGTCGTCTCGGACATCGCCTTTACCAAACTGATGGACCTTGTGGTCCCAGCTGGGTACGGTTTATTTGGCCTGATTGCCGCCGGATTGATCGGAGCGATTCTCTCCTCCATCGACTCAATGATGAACTCGTCGGCGACGATTGTCTCCGTCGACATTTACAAACGGTACATCAAGCCAGACGCAACCGACAAAGAAATGATTCTCGTCGGTCGAGTCTTCATTGCCTGCGCTGTGCTGGTCGCGACGCTCATGGCGATCTTTGTGCTCAACCCGAATTCAGAACGGCATTTCTTCCTCGACATTGTCGATTACCAGGGCTACCTGACACCTGGAATTCTGGTCGCATTTTTCTTTGGGATGTTCTGGAAACGAGGCACGGCTACGGCGGCGTTCGTGACTGTCCTGGGCGGAATTGCCTTCTCCGCCATCATCGACAAGGGCGCCACCTGGTGGCTGGCCGACGTACTCGACCCACAAACGAATCACGCCTCGGCGGAATGGGTCCGGGCGAACATTGGCGAATCGTTACACTTCTTTCACCGGGTGATTCTGGTGCTGATTTGTTCTTCTTTCCTGTACGTCATCGTTAGTCTGCTGCAACCAGCACCGACGAAAGAAGACCTTCCCACCTGGCAGTCGACTCAGAATGTCAGTCCGCTTGGGAGCGGGTTACTCGTATTGGGAATTGCCGTCGCTCTGGCGGTCTATATTTCCTTGGGATATCTGCTTGTATACGAACTACTTTCTCCCTTGGTCGCGGGACTACTCGGAGCGGCTTGGACGTTGATCGCGCGGGCACCTTCGACCGTTAAAAGCATCGGTCGTCGTCTTGCGGAAACAGATCAGAAGTTGGTTGGAGTGATCCTCACCGAGGACCGGGTCTGGTCGACGCTGCTCTGTATGTTGGCGATTTTCATGCTGTATTATTACGTCTAACTTCTACTCAGACCCCATTGGAAGGGGAAACCGGACAAATAAGTGCAGTTCTCTGCTTGGCAGTATGCGGGGCGTCTGTTAACTTTCGAGGTGAACCTGACAGCAGACAGGACAGTAGCGATACTCGAGTTTCTCTTGTCTGGTTTTCCTATTACGTTCTCGATTCTGTCGTACTCGTGTTATCCGCTCAGCTTTTTTCAGGGATGAGGAAAGAATGAAAAGTGGCTTCCTGGGCTATGATGCCTCATTCATGCTCGACTTCGTCGTGACGGCGCTCGTGCTGATTGTGCCCGCCCTCCTCTTCAGCATCTACCAGGTGAAGTACCGGAAAGAATATAAACTGCATCGATCCATGCAGGTGGCGCTCGGGCTCATTCTGCTGGTAGCAGTCGTTGCTTTCGAAGTGGATACCCAACTGATCCACGGTGGTTGGCAGAACATCGTTAATAAAGACGCCAGCGCCCCCCGACTGGATGAAGAAGCTCTCATCTTTGTTCGCAAAGTCCTCTGGGTTCACTTAATCTTCGCCGTGACGACACCATTCCTGTGGGCAACGACGATTATCCTCGCGTTGAAACGATTCTCGGACCCGCCGATTCCCGGTCCGCACAGCCGTCTTCACAAAAAGCTCGCCTGGGCATCGACCATTGATATCACCATGACATCGGTGACCGGTCTGATCTTCTACTACTTCGCCTTCATGGCGGGATAAAGCCGCTCACCAGAAACAAGGTGAGCGAGACCATCGCGAGATTCCTTTTCGACACGTAGCGATCAATTTCGAAAAATGTGGCCCAGACCATCTAGAAAGTTGCCTGGGTTGCGGAGCCACATTAAATCACTGGAAACAGTTCGGATGGTTTTGTTCCCTCGAACATTTCGCAATTAAAGAGCACACGACGCTTTGTATGCCTTCGGCACTCTGGCAACGCTAATGCGATTGTCTGAACCACCCTGCTGAGTAGAACTATCCCGCTTTGCGTACATCCAGTGGTTTGCTCGCGGTCTCTTGATCTGCCGGTTGCGTAGGGGCCTGCTGGCTTTCATAGACGGCAGCCAAGGCGCGTTCGATGCGGGTGATACGATCATCGATCTGGCTGATCCGAAACAGAATTTTGTTACCGATCCGTTCAATAACCAATGAGACCATCATCACAATTCCGGCGAACAAAAAAATCTGACCAACGGTCGTGACGAGCCATTCCTTGGGAATGCTACCCAGAGATTCATCGTAGAAGGACCAGAGCGTCAACCCGGCACCGGCGGTTAATAAACCGATTCCTCCGTAGGAGAAAATGTATCCAATGGCGGAAATCCAACTGCGTTCCTGAGTCATGAGTTGCTCCCGAATGGCGGCCTGCACATCGAAATGAGGTCCGTTGGGGGACGAGGTTAACGGTAAATCGAGACGGAGCGAGCGAGAGCGAACCTCGGTTGGTTCTCGTCGCGGTGCCGCAGGCAATTGCGGACGCGTGGCTGGCGCTTTCGCTACCAGGGGAAAGTTCGATTGCTCTTCTGGAATCGAACGTTCCTGCTGGGCCGGTTTTTGAATCGTTTTTAAAGGCGCCGCCGATTTGCTGTCGCCAGCAACGGCTTTGGTACTGATGGCCAATTTCGCGATGGAAACCGCTGGTTGACCAGATGTTGTTTGGAATTTCGGTGCAGGCAGATGTTCCGGAGTTCTAGGACGGACCGGCTCCTCTTCGATCGCTGGTTTGTCCAGCGGAGAGGCTGTTTTCAATTCAGGCAGGTCGCCCTCGGGAGAAAACATCCGTTGATCGGACCAGCGCTCCAGCAATTTGAGGGCGTCGCCCGTTTTGGTCGGAGAAATCGTTGGCGGCGCCTGAACCGGGGGCTGCTCCACGAGTACGGCTTCGCACTCAGGGCACAATGTCGGCGCGGTTGCCTGCTCAGGCTGCGCGTCGACCCGGTTTCTACAGGTGGGGCACCACATTCCAATCGCTTCCTGTCGAACGGAACTCCTCACGGAGAGTCTCTCTCTATCCATAAAGAGAGGAAATTCGGTTCGGACCATATACGGGAACCTTGTTTGGATGCAATACCGATTTGTGTCGGGTAAGATAGGTAGTTTCCAGCAAGGGGTGAAGTCCCCTACACCCGTTTGACAGGCACTGATTCCGGCTCTCTCAGAGGCGGGAAAAAAGCGTGGGAACAGGACAGCCCGCTTGCGAGGGGGGCCTGCACAGGTTACTCTCCGAGAAAGATTTCATTAACTTCCAGCGGCGAATTTCCAATGACTTGGTCCGGCTTGTTATTCGAGCCTGACAGCCCTTTTTCTGAGTCCGGTTTTTCTGCAATGCTGACACGGATAAACTTACCGTAACATCCCGGCCAGGCTGGGGTTAAGATTTAAACTATGATGTACGACCCGCACGACGACAGAAACCGCATTGTCATCACGGGAATAGGACTCGCCGCCCCCAATGGGAACAATCTGGCGGAGTACCGGGCCAACCTGCTGGCAGGTGTCTCGGGAGTCGTTCCGTATGAAACGCGCTACATGCCCCCCGTTCTGGCGGGAGTCTGTAATTTCGATGTCCTCCGTTATCAGAAACGGAAAGACGTTCGCCGCGGAACACGCGCGGGCTCGCTCGCCGTCTACTGCGCCAACGAAGCAGTCTTCGATTCCGGTCTCGACTGGGAAAATGTCTCGCGAGACCGCGTCGGCGTCTATATTGGCATTACTGAACATGGGAACGTCGAAACCGAAAACGAAATCGCTAACATCAAAGAGTTCGACTACGACACGAACTTCTGGTCACACCACCACAACCCGCGGACGGTAGCCAATAATCCGGCGGGGGAAGTGACCCTCAACATGAAAATCACTGGCCCAGCGCTCACCATTGGTGCAGCTTGCGCTGCCGGGAACGCTGGATTTATTCAGGGAGTACAAATGCTCCGGTTAGGCGAGGTTGATCTCGCGATTGCCGGGGGCGTCTCCGAAAGCATTCACACCTTCGGGATTTTTGCCAGTTTCAAAAGCCAGGGTGCACTGGCCTCCCACGAAGACCCTTCCAAGGCATGCCGTCCATTTGATACCAAACGGAACGGAATCGTCGTCGCTGAGGGGGGAGGACTGGTCACTCTCGAGCGGCTATCCGATGCGAAAGCCCGTGGGGCCACCATCTACGGTGAAATCGCCGGATACGCCATCAATAGCGACGCGACCGACTTTGTGCTTCCTTCCCGGGAACGGCAGGCTGAATGTATGCAGCTGGCACTCAAACGGGCGGAATTAACAGCTGATCAAATTGACATCGTCAGCAGTCATGCCACCGCGACTGAACAAGGTGACATCGAAGAATCAGCCGCTCTGCACAGCGTCTTTGGAAATTCGACTAAAACGGTGATTAACAACACCAAGAGCTTCATTGGCCACGCGATGGGGGCAGCTGGAGCCTTGGAACTTTTAGGCAATCTGCCAGCCTTTGAAGACAACGTCGCACACGCTACAATTAACCTCGACGAGCAGGATCCCCGCTGCGAACTGAGCCAGATTGTGGCCAATGAGCCGCGGCAATTGAAAGATGTAAACTACATTTTCAACAATTCCTTCGGCATGCTGGGAATCAACTCAGCGGTCATTGTCAAAAAATACACCTAATCGGCCGGGTTCCTGCTCAATGACGAGATGCGGAACCTACCCTCACTGGATGTTGGACACACGCCACTTCAGGATGCTTTTTCCCCGCAGGAATTTGACTCCCGGAAGCGAATCTCCTCTGGTGTAGTCTCGATCAAGGTTTTGTTCTGGTCAATGGTTGTCAGGATGGATGGTCTGGCCTAATACTTACTTGTCTCCTGATTTCCCGGACCGATCCGGAACGAGCTGCTCTCTGCAAGTTCGCTTCGATCCTACCGCCGTTATTGGGATTAATATATCTTCTTTGAATACGCAAACAGGCGATCTGGTTCTCGTAGTAAATAAAAAGGTTTCCGCACTCGGACTTTTCCCAGGTTGACGGGACTACGATACCTCAGACGCACCCTCACTCAGTCTGCTGGAGTAACTCTGAATGACTTCTGAACAAATTCGTCAGGTAATTATCGACATCCTTGAACGCATTGCCCCAGACGAAGATCTGACGAACCTGGATGATTCCGTTCCATTCCGTGAACAAATGGAACTCGACAGTATGGACTTCCTGGATATCGTCATGGAACTCCGTAAACAGTATCGAGTACAAATTCCAGAAGAGGACTACGGCAACCTGGGTACCATGGACAGCACCGTCACCTACCTGGAGCCACTCCTGAAAGACGTCGAATCCACAGTTTGAAGAAGATCCGTGGGTAACCCGGACAATCTTGATTCGTTGTTCGGGGCAGGTGCCCACAGTCAGGCCCGTGACGAAAGAGACGGAACATTCCCGTGAAGTATGATACCATCATCATCGGCGCTGGCCTGTCTGGTCTGGCCGCGGGGATTCGACTCGCTTACTACGATCAGAAAGTGCTGATCCTGGAAAAGCACACCACGATCGGTGGGCTCAATTCGTTCTATCGGTTGCGTGGTCGCAATTACGATGTCGGTCTGCACGCCATCACCAACTATGCCGCTCCCGGTACGCGCACCGGTCCGCTGGCCAAACTTCTGAAACAACTACGACTGCGCTGGGACGATTTCAACCTGACGCCGCAGACAGGCTCGGCAGTTGTCTTTCCCGAAAATCGGTTAAACTTCAACAATGATCTCCAGTTACTGCAACAGGAAATCAACCAGCAGTTCCCGGATCAGATCGATGGCTTCAATCGATTGACGGTTCAGATCGAGCAGTTCGATGACACTAACCTGAATCAGCCTTATCTCTCGGCCCGGCAGATCGTGCAACAGTACATCACCGACACGACCTTGGAAGATATGCTGTTCTGCCCACTCATGTTTTACGGTAGCCCAACGCCGCATGACATGGACTTTTGCCAGTTCGTGATCATGTTCAAAAGCATCTTCCTGCAAGGCTTCGCCCGCCCGCCGGAAGGGATCCGTTTGATCCTCAAGAATCTGGTTCGCAAATTCAAATCGCTGGGCGGTGAACTCAAACTGCGCGGCGGTGTCGCCGAGATCCTGCACCACGACGGCAAAGCATGCGGTGTGCGATTGGAAGATGGTACCGAACACGAATGCGATGTTCTGCTTTCTTCGGCGGGTTCATTGGAGACGTTCCGATTAACACAACCCGAGGGCGACCAGCTTTCCGAAAGTGAACCGCAACCAGGGGCACTCTCGTTCATTGAATCGATCTACGCTCTCGATAAGATGCCTGCCGAATTGGGAATCGACGAGACGATCATCTTTTACAACAACGCTCCCCGGTTCAACTATGCCCCTTGTGATGAACCGGCTGATTTATCGAGCGGTATCATCTGCTCGCCTAATAATTTTCAGTACGACGACCCATCGCTGGTCAGAGAAGGTCCGACATTGCGGGCGACCGTGATTGCCAGCCCGGCTTACTGGATGAATCTTTCCGATGACGATTACCGCGCCGCGAAAGAGACCTGGTTTCCGCAGATTCAGGAGAAAGTGAGCGAAAAACTCCCGCCCTTCGCCGACCACATCGTCGACACCGATATGTTCACGCCCAAAACAATCTGGCGATTTACTGGCCATGTGAACGGGGCCGTCTACGGGGCCCCGGAAAAACTCCGCTCTGGCCAGACTCACTTGGAAAACCTCTACATCTGCGGAACAGACCAGGGATTCCTGGGAATCATCGGTTCCATGCTCTCAGGAATTTCCATCGCCAACCTGTACGTCCTGAGTCGCATGTAGTACCTGCGATTCTACATCACGACAGAGGGTGGCCCGCAACAATCACGAAGTGTTGTCCGGGTGCCGAAGGCACCAGTACTCAAACGTTTCCTCCGCACCCCATGACAGCTCGCGCCCATATCGGGGTGGCACTGTCTGGCTCGTCCAGCAGTGTGGGTTCAGAGGGAACATCCAACCGCTTCTTCACTCGTTACTCTCAAGTCGAGATAGATGAAGGCC is part of the Polystyrenella longa genome and harbors:
- a CDS encoding polysaccharide deacetylase family protein; the protein is MASGLYINFLIVSGVKMLRFLTLFTFTLCFAVTARAEDDQTRYVIIHADDAGMCHSVNMATIDSIENGIVNSSSIMVPCPWLKEYAEYCVNNPEGDYGLHLTLNSEWGTYRWTSVAPPSEVPSLHDPEGYMWGNLGDVAKHGLNNEVEKELRAQIERALAFKIPVSHLDTHMGTVAARQDFLETYVNLGVEYNLPVLFVRFSNQAFPGLNAKKVAELVDRLDSNGLPVLDNLVQIYSENDYDKREQLYLDAFEALKPGVTQVIVHCGYADDELRAVTSSAERRDADHSIFTDPEFIEKIEAMDVKLITWKEFHEMAKAKLQTAKSK
- a CDS encoding SLC5 family protein translates to MEWPFSTLDVVIFLVTLVGVMVVGLIAGRKEDTSEDYFLAGRQIRWWGVAGSIFGSNVSANHMVGMMGIGFTVGFAQAHFELGAILGLMVLCYFFLPVYRKLNIYTLSEYLEKRYDHRSRLAYAIIMLILMVLVEMVPALYIGSRSACVLLGETGTTVTVRDVDSEVTNFDPVTGEPVVGIATESKTFVEVVPSYYVAFVIAFALITASYTIFGGLKAVVYTDALQSLLILISGLTLAALTFSQLGGWDEMMTLDTVGDLAKGIAPAEKMHLYLPSNHEALPWTGVFTGLICMHCYYWGTNQFIVQRALGARNDIEARTGIVAAGFLKLLIPFFAIGTGIAAYYLFQIKQPDEHVVSDIAFTKLMDLVVPAGYGLFGLIAAGLIGAILSSIDSMMNSSATIVSVDIYKRYIKPDATDKEMILVGRVFIACAVLVATLMAIFVLNPNSERHFFLDIVDYQGYLTPGILVAFFFGMFWKRGTATAAFVTVLGGIAFSAIIDKGATWWLADVLDPQTNHASAEWVRANIGESLHFFHRVILVLICSSFLYVIVSLLQPAPTKEDLPTWQSTQNVSPLGSGLLVLGIAVALAVYISLGYLLVYELLSPLVAGLLGAAWTLIARAPSTVKSIGRRLAETDQKLVGVILTEDRVWSTLLCMLAIFMLYYYV
- a CDS encoding DUF420 domain-containing protein, whose translation is MKSGFLGYDASFMLDFVVTALVLIVPALLFSIYQVKYRKEYKLHRSMQVALGLILLVAVVAFEVDTQLIHGGWQNIVNKDASAPRLDEEALIFVRKVLWVHLIFAVTTPFLWATTIILALKRFSDPPIPGPHSRLHKKLAWASTIDITMTSVTGLIFYYFAFMAG
- a CDS encoding beta-ketoacyl-[acyl-carrier-protein] synthase family protein, with amino-acid sequence MYDPHDDRNRIVITGIGLAAPNGNNLAEYRANLLAGVSGVVPYETRYMPPVLAGVCNFDVLRYQKRKDVRRGTRAGSLAVYCANEAVFDSGLDWENVSRDRVGVYIGITEHGNVETENEIANIKEFDYDTNFWSHHHNPRTVANNPAGEVTLNMKITGPALTIGAACAAGNAGFIQGVQMLRLGEVDLAIAGGVSESIHTFGIFASFKSQGALASHEDPSKACRPFDTKRNGIVVAEGGGLVTLERLSDAKARGATIYGEIAGYAINSDATDFVLPSRERQAECMQLALKRAELTADQIDIVSSHATATEQGDIEESAALHSVFGNSTKTVINNTKSFIGHAMGAAGALELLGNLPAFEDNVAHATINLDEQDPRCELSQIVANEPRQLKDVNYIFNNSFGMLGINSAVIVKKYT
- a CDS encoding acyl carrier protein — its product is MTSEQIRQVIIDILERIAPDEDLTNLDDSVPFREQMELDSMDFLDIVMELRKQYRVQIPEEDYGNLGTMDSTVTYLEPLLKDVESTV
- a CDS encoding phytoene desaturase family protein; the protein is MKYDTIIIGAGLSGLAAGIRLAYYDQKVLILEKHTTIGGLNSFYRLRGRNYDVGLHAITNYAAPGTRTGPLAKLLKQLRLRWDDFNLTPQTGSAVVFPENRLNFNNDLQLLQQEINQQFPDQIDGFNRLTVQIEQFDDTNLNQPYLSARQIVQQYITDTTLEDMLFCPLMFYGSPTPHDMDFCQFVIMFKSIFLQGFARPPEGIRLILKNLVRKFKSLGGELKLRGGVAEILHHDGKACGVRLEDGTEHECDVLLSSAGSLETFRLTQPEGDQLSESEPQPGALSFIESIYALDKMPAELGIDETIIFYNNAPRFNYAPCDEPADLSSGIICSPNNFQYDDPSLVREGPTLRATVIASPAYWMNLSDDDYRAAKETWFPQIQEKVSEKLPPFADHIVDTDMFTPKTIWRFTGHVNGAVYGAPEKLRSGQTHLENLYICGTDQGFLGIIGSMLSGISIANLYVLSRM